The following are encoded in a window of Halosolutus halophilus genomic DNA:
- a CDS encoding PQQ-binding-like beta-propeller repeat protein — MGTATASVLAGCSVLGDGEDAATFYDDNWHQYGNSSKNTNRVAGDAPKPDEHEYLTSVGWTYAPPVIRDGVAYFTTERRVVAVAPDGRKRWSRNLDVEVSGAPALNPDRGRLYVPTRVVPTTTGPDPAPASVTVLSIADGEVIGAPRIGDDRTYGVSIFDGNVYARSATTCVRLAPDGTERWRRPLDPLIYDEYNLGDDTATQVAPAVTENGVYVPDRNALVMLDRETGKERWRVSVDTPYAASVVDDGGVIQAGWQETIAVNHSGGVRWRRDLHSIAAAAASDGDVYVAAGDLYELEAASGETNWQAHVSENGTAAPVVTDDAVFLPMGNVVAYRRDAGGAFGPDRKRWQTSSVNASAYSSLVMAAGHIFAAGPRSLLALGSGADG; from the coding sequence GTGGGAACCGCGACGGCGAGTGTGCTCGCCGGGTGTAGCGTCCTTGGCGACGGAGAGGACGCCGCGACGTTCTACGACGATAACTGGCACCAGTACGGCAACAGCTCGAAGAATACGAACCGCGTCGCTGGCGACGCGCCAAAGCCGGACGAGCATGAATATCTCACCTCGGTCGGCTGGACGTACGCTCCGCCGGTCATTCGTGACGGTGTCGCCTACTTCACCACCGAACGGCGAGTCGTCGCAGTCGCACCCGACGGCAGAAAGCGGTGGTCACGGAACCTCGATGTAGAGGTTTCCGGAGCGCCGGCCCTCAACCCGGATCGTGGTCGTCTCTATGTTCCGACGCGAGTCGTTCCGACGACCACCGGGCCGGATCCAGCACCGGCGTCCGTGACCGTGCTCTCGATCGCAGACGGCGAGGTCATCGGCGCGCCCCGCATCGGTGACGACCGAACGTACGGTGTCTCCATCTTCGACGGCAACGTGTATGCCCGGAGTGCAACCACGTGTGTCAGGCTCGCACCTGACGGCACCGAACGCTGGCGGCGCCCGCTTGACCCACTTATTTACGATGAGTACAACCTCGGCGATGACACTGCGACGCAGGTCGCACCCGCCGTCACCGAGAACGGCGTTTACGTTCCCGACCGGAACGCGCTCGTGATGCTCGACCGCGAGACCGGGAAGGAACGCTGGCGCGTTTCCGTCGATACACCGTACGCCGCCTCGGTTGTCGACGATGGCGGGGTCATCCAAGCAGGTTGGCAGGAGACCATCGCGGTCAACCACTCGGGCGGTGTCCGCTGGCGGCGAGACCTCCACAGTATCGCTGCCGCTGCGGCATCCGACGGGGATGTCTACGTTGCCGCAGGTGACCTCTACGAGCTTGAGGCAGCGTCCGGCGAGACAAACTGGCAGGCCCACGTCTCGGAAAATGGAACGGCTGCACCTGTCGTAACGGACGACGCCGTGTTCCTCCCGATGGGTAACGTCGTGGCGTACCGCAGGGATGCAGGTGGAGCCTTCGGCCCGGATCGCAAGCGGTGGCAGACCTCGTCGGTCAATGCGTCCGCATATTCGTCGCTCGTGATGGCGGCCGGTCACATATTCGCCGCTGGGCCTCGTAGCCTGTTAGCACTCGGATCCGGAGCGGACGGCTGA